A genomic region of Methanobacterium sp. SMA-27 contains the following coding sequences:
- a CDS encoding formate/nitrite transporter family protein — MASSFKSPADTAKACVGIAALKEKSPMSNLILLSFLAGAYIAFGGLLAEVATGGLAAAGAPPGLVKLLFGATFPVGLMLVVIAGSELFTGNNMYMPFGILEGKASWFGLIRNWVGSWVFNLVGALFVAYVLAYLTGVLTADPWAAGAITIAKTKALGGAQFVAAGKTVTSLTWTQVFFRAIGCNWLVCLAVYLAIASDDIIGKLIGIWFPIMAFVTIGFEHVVANMFFIPMGIFLGGVTWSQFFLNNMVPATLGNIIGGGIFVAAIYWWTYIRGTKTAT, encoded by the coding sequence ATGGCATCGTCGTTTAAATCACCTGCAGACACAGCCAAGGCTTGTGTTGGAATTGCAGCGTTGAAAGAAAAATCTCCGATGAGCAATTTAATTCTTTTAAGTTTCTTAGCAGGAGCTTATATTGCTTTTGGAGGACTTTTAGCTGAAGTCGCTACAGGAGGCCTAGCAGCTGCTGGTGCTCCTCCAGGACTTGTTAAATTATTATTTGGAGCAACTTTCCCAGTTGGGCTCATGCTGGTCGTTATAGCCGGTTCTGAACTGTTTACTGGTAACAACATGTATATGCCTTTTGGAATATTGGAAGGAAAAGCAAGTTGGTTTGGACTTATCCGTAACTGGGTAGGAAGCTGGGTTTTTAACCTTGTAGGCGCTTTATTTGTAGCTTACGTTCTTGCATATCTTACTGGTGTTTTAACAGCTGACCCCTGGGCAGCAGGTGCAATCACTATTGCTAAAACTAAAGCACTTGGTGGTGCTCAGTTTGTAGCTGCAGGAAAAACTGTTACGTCTTTAACTTGGACACAAGTGTTCTTTAGGGCTATTGGATGTAACTGGCTGGTATGTCTAGCAGTTTACCTCGCTATTGCCTCGGATGATATTATCGGTAAATTAATTGGAATATGGTTCCCAATAATGGCTTTCGTAACTATTGGATTTGAGCACGTTGTTGCAAATATGTTCTTTATACCTATGGGAATTTTCCTAGGTGGAGTAACCTGGTCACAGTTCTTCCTAAACAACATGGTACCAGCTACCCTAGGTAACATCATCGGTGGAGGAATATTTGTAGCTGCAATCTACTGGTGGACCTACATTAGAGGAACCAAAACAGCCACTTGA
- a CDS encoding Coenzyme F420 hydrogenase/dehydrogenase, beta subunit C-terminal domain, with product MVEVNDMYYAWSPNEEIAESGECGGAVTSILKFMLEEGIVDAVLAVKKGADLYDAVPTLITDPEKIIESAGSLHCGTLNMAKTVEKYLKGGKDIKLAVTTKPCDAMTLVELMKRDKVDADNVIMVGVNCGGTLPPVQAREMIEKFYDLDPDSVVKEEIAKGNLIIETADEEKEISIDELEDQGFGRRTNCRRCENNIPKMSDLALGNWGVIGPLAGKATFIEVFSDKGAEILDKAISAGALNVQAPIPKGIEIRATIDKAMVRLANKWQSKDFLEDGGEIMTTLMKYRNELDKCIKCFGCRESCPICYCAECTLESNGPEWLPKGELPPSPMFHMERLIHMVDSCTNCGQCEEVCPAEIPLAKIWHEINSQLQETYGYNRGMDEQKPPLSYYTMPGK from the coding sequence ATGGTTGAAGTAAACGATATGTATTATGCATGGTCTCCTAACGAAGAAATTGCTGAAAGTGGAGAATGTGGTGGAGCAGTAACCTCAATACTGAAATTCATGCTTGAGGAAGGCATAGTAGATGCAGTTCTAGCCGTGAAAAAAGGCGCAGACCTGTATGATGCAGTGCCCACATTAATAACCGACCCTGAAAAAATCATAGAATCAGCAGGATCCCTACACTGCGGTACACTGAACATGGCCAAAACCGTTGAAAAATATCTTAAAGGCGGAAAGGACATTAAATTAGCCGTTACAACCAAACCTTGTGATGCAATGACCCTTGTAGAGCTAATGAAAAGGGATAAAGTAGATGCAGATAATGTTATAATGGTTGGGGTTAACTGTGGAGGGACATTACCACCAGTTCAGGCTCGTGAAATGATAGAAAAATTCTACGACCTCGACCCTGACAGCGTTGTGAAGGAGGAGATCGCAAAGGGAAATTTAATTATTGAGACTGCAGATGAAGAAAAGGAAATAAGTATAGACGAGCTGGAGGATCAAGGATTCGGTCGAAGAACCAACTGCAGAAGATGTGAAAACAATATACCAAAAATGTCAGATCTGGCATTAGGTAACTGGGGAGTAATAGGACCGCTAGCAGGAAAAGCAACCTTTATAGAAGTATTCTCAGATAAAGGTGCAGAAATCCTCGATAAAGCCATATCAGCCGGTGCATTAAACGTGCAGGCACCTATACCTAAGGGTATTGAAATACGTGCAACCATAGATAAAGCCATGGTTAGGCTGGCAAACAAATGGCAATCCAAGGATTTCCTGGAAGATGGTGGGGAAATTATGACCACACTGATGAAGTACAGGAACGAACTTGATAAATGCATAAAATGCTTCGGTTGCAGGGAATCCTGCCCAATTTGTTACTGTGCCGAATGTACTCTTGAAAGCAACGGCCCTGAATGGCTACCTAAAGGTGAACTTCCACCATCACCAATGTTCCACATGGAAAGGTTGATTCATATGGTGGATTCTTGTACCAACTGCGGACAGTGCGAGGAAGTATGTCCTGCCGAGATTCCATTAGCAAAAATCTGGCATGAAATAAATTCTCAACTACAGGAAACCTATGGATACAACAGAGGAATGGATGAACAGAAACCACCTTTATCCTATTATACAATGCCTGGTAAATAG
- the fdhF gene encoding formate dehydrogenase subunit alpha, whose product MNIQYTPTTCPYCGCGCGFNLVSVDGKLEGVEPWKRNPVNEGKLCPKGNFSYEFVHRDDRLTTPLIKEGGEFREASWDEALDLVASKLTELKETNPESLAFLSSARCTNEENYLMQKLVRTVVGTHNIDHCARLCHGPTVAGLAQTFGSGAMTNSLKSIEFADVIFIIGSNTLEQHPLMWRRILQAKARGAKLIVADPRFTPSAKKADLYIPFKSGTDVALMNAMMNVIISEGLEDKDFIEKRTKNFEELKEVVKNYPLDKVAEITEASPDLIKEAAIMYAKAENAAIVYSMGITQHTTGTDNVMSTSNLAMITGNIGRPGTGVNPLRGQNNVQGACDMGALPVSYPGYQKVIEEEIAGKMRTAWGCGDLNCKPGITVIEMMNGAYDGDIKGMYIMGENPMVSDPDISHVSAGLENLDFLVVQDIFMTETAALADVVLPATSWAEKDGTFTSTERRVQYIRKAVDAPGEARADWEIISDIATRMGSDLFNYNSPQEIFEEVRTVTPQYAGMNKERLSKPEALHWPCPDETHPGTPILWGEQFATADGLGVLMPIEFIAAAELPDEEYPFTLTTGRILFHWHTGSMTRRSATLDREVPTGYVEINTEDAAELGIKNKEMIRVRTRRGVIEIAARVTPDIMKGIIFVPFHFVECAANTLTQSFALDPAAKMPEFKVSAASLEKMG is encoded by the coding sequence ATGAATATCCAATATACTCCAACAACATGTCCCTACTGTGGATGTGGATGTGGATTTAATTTAGTAAGTGTAGACGGGAAACTTGAAGGTGTCGAACCATGGAAAAGGAACCCAGTAAACGAAGGAAAATTATGTCCTAAGGGTAATTTTTCATACGAGTTTGTTCACAGAGACGACAGGTTAACTACACCATTAATCAAAGAAGGCGGTGAATTTAGGGAAGCATCATGGGACGAAGCATTAGACCTTGTTGCATCCAAACTAACCGAATTAAAAGAAACAAATCCAGAATCTCTTGCATTTCTTTCATCTGCAAGATGTACAAATGAGGAAAACTACTTGATGCAGAAACTTGTGCGTACCGTAGTAGGAACACACAACATAGACCACTGTGCAAGGCTTTGTCACGGCCCTACGGTTGCAGGACTTGCCCAAACCTTTGGGTCAGGAGCTATGACTAACTCCCTTAAGAGTATAGAATTTGCTGATGTTATTTTTATAATAGGATCCAACACCCTAGAACAACATCCACTTATGTGGAGAAGAATATTACAAGCAAAAGCTAGAGGAGCAAAACTAATAGTCGCAGATCCAAGATTCACACCTTCTGCTAAAAAAGCAGACTTGTATATACCATTTAAGTCAGGGACAGACGTGGCATTAATGAACGCCATGATGAACGTAATAATTTCAGAAGGACTTGAAGACAAAGATTTCATTGAAAAAAGGACAAAAAACTTTGAAGAACTGAAAGAAGTTGTCAAAAACTATCCTCTTGACAAGGTTGCAGAAATAACTGAAGCATCACCTGATCTGATTAAAGAAGCTGCAATCATGTATGCAAAGGCAGAAAATGCAGCGATTGTTTATTCTATGGGTATAACTCAACATACAACAGGTACAGACAACGTTATGTCAACATCGAACCTTGCTATGATTACAGGTAACATTGGAAGGCCGGGTACTGGAGTTAACCCCCTAAGGGGACAAAACAACGTTCAGGGAGCATGTGATATGGGAGCACTCCCAGTAAGCTACCCCGGATACCAGAAAGTCATAGAAGAAGAGATAGCCGGAAAGATGAGGACTGCATGGGGATGTGGAGATCTTAACTGCAAACCAGGTATAACTGTAATTGAAATGATGAACGGAGCATACGATGGCGATATCAAGGGGATGTATATAATGGGTGAAAACCCAATGGTCTCAGACCCTGATATTAGCCACGTTAGTGCGGGTCTTGAAAACCTGGACTTCTTAGTTGTACAGGATATCTTCATGACTGAAACAGCAGCACTAGCAGATGTAGTACTTCCTGCAACTTCGTGGGCTGAAAAAGACGGAACATTCACAAGCACAGAAAGACGTGTGCAGTACATAAGAAAAGCAGTTGACGCACCGGGTGAAGCAAGAGCTGACTGGGAAATAATCTCCGATATTGCAACAAGAATGGGCTCTGACCTATTCAACTATAACTCACCACAGGAGATCTTTGAAGAAGTAAGAACTGTCACACCTCAGTATGCAGGTATGAACAAAGAAAGACTGTCCAAACCAGAGGCTCTACACTGGCCATGCCCAGATGAAACACATCCTGGAACTCCTATACTTTGGGGAGAACAGTTTGCAACTGCCGATGGTCTTGGAGTATTAATGCCAATCGAATTCATAGCAGCTGCTGAACTTCCAGATGAAGAGTATCCATTTACACTTACAACTGGACGTATTCTGTTCCACTGGCATACTGGTAGTATGACGAGAAGATCAGCGACCCTCGACCGTGAAGTTCCAACAGGTTACGTAGAAATCAACACAGAAGATGCAGCCGAACTTGGAATAAAAAATAAAGAAATGATTCGTGTCAGGACAAGACGTGGAGTAATTGAAATTGCTGCCAGAGTCACTCCTGATATAATGAAAGGAATAATATTTGTACCATTCCACTTTGTGGAGTGTGCAGCCAACACATTAACTCAAAGTTTTGCATTAGATCCTGCAGCTAAAATGCCAGAATTCAAGGTATCTGCAGCAAGCCTAGAGAAAATGGGGTGA